A single region of the Rathayibacter rathayi genome encodes:
- a CDS encoding YdeI/OmpD-associated family protein, with the protein MVSFADKPILTFMTPEEWDAYLSDNPDPGGVRLKLRKKAAVDPGISYAEALDVALCHGWIDGQAGAFDEQYKLQAFTPRRRTSPWSQVNREHVARLLAEGRMLPGGLAEVERARADGRWDAAYRQRDAEVPADFQRALNTDSEALAFFGTVTGHKRFAFLFRLSQLKRAETRDRRIAEYVALLREGRTLT; encoded by the coding sequence ATGGTGTCCTTCGCCGACAAGCCGATCCTGACCTTCATGACCCCTGAGGAGTGGGACGCCTACCTCAGCGACAACCCCGACCCGGGGGGAGTCCGGTTAAAGCTACGGAAGAAGGCGGCCGTCGATCCGGGAATCAGTTACGCCGAGGCGCTCGATGTTGCGCTCTGCCACGGCTGGATCGACGGTCAGGCGGGGGCGTTCGACGAGCAGTACAAGCTCCAGGCGTTCACTCCGCGGCGCCGGACGAGCCCGTGGTCGCAGGTCAATCGCGAGCACGTCGCGCGGCTTCTCGCGGAGGGCCGGATGCTCCCGGGCGGGCTGGCGGAGGTCGAGCGGGCCCGCGCCGACGGGCGCTGGGACGCGGCGTACCGGCAGCGCGACGCGGAGGTGCCGGCCGATTTCCAGCGGGCGCTCAACACGGATTCGGAGGCGCTGGCGTTCTTCGGGACCGTCACGGGTCACAAGCGGTTCGCCTTCCTGTTCCGGCTGTCGCAGCTGAAACGGGCCGAGACCCGGGATCGGCGGATCGCGGAGTATGTGGCGCTCTTGCGCGAGGGGCGGACGCTCACCTGA